Proteins found in one Lysinibacillus fusiformis genomic segment:
- a CDS encoding ABC transporter permease produces MGMYTNEINNISNKSRETLFEFAEVDARQAEETGYSNYSYWRSTWQSFLKNRLAVFLLVGVIIIVGFTIFQPYLPAQKSPTEIYLDEQTGMQARNIAPNAEFWFGTNSIGQDLWSRIWAGTRTSLFIGCVVALVEAVVGITIGTLWGFSRKLEAPITQLYNVVDNIPTTIVLILMSYILRPSISTIIIAMCITGWVEMARFIRNQIVILRDREYNLASKCLGTPDYRIILKNLLPYLISVIMLRMSLAIPFAIGAEVFLTYIGLGLPISEPSLGNLINEGRVLMMSPDLRYQLIFPSIVLSVITIAFYIIGNSFADAADPKNHV; encoded by the coding sequence ATGGGGATGTATACAAATGAAATCAATAATATTTCAAATAAATCCCGTGAAACTTTGTTTGAGTTTGCGGAAGTGGACGCAAGGCAGGCAGAGGAAACGGGCTATTCAAATTATTCTTATTGGCGCTCTACTTGGCAATCCTTTTTGAAAAATCGACTGGCCGTTTTTTTATTAGTAGGGGTGATCATCATTGTTGGCTTTACTATTTTTCAGCCCTATTTACCGGCGCAAAAATCACCGACTGAGATTTACTTGGATGAACAAACAGGGATGCAGGCACGTAATATTGCGCCTAATGCAGAATTTTGGTTTGGCACGAATTCCATTGGTCAGGATTTATGGTCTCGTATTTGGGCAGGGACGCGAACATCTCTCTTTATTGGCTGTGTTGTCGCCTTAGTGGAGGCAGTGGTGGGCATTACGATTGGAACGCTGTGGGGCTTTTCGCGGAAATTAGAAGCGCCTATTACACAGCTTTATAATGTGGTAGATAATATTCCCACAACCATTGTGCTCATTTTAATGTCCTATATCTTAAGGCCAAGTATTTCAACGATTATTATTGCAATGTGTATAACGGGTTGGGTGGAAATGGCGAGGTTTATCCGCAATCAAATTGTGATTTTGCGTGACCGTGAATACAACCTAGCCTCAAAGTGCTTAGGCACACCTGATTATCGTATTATCCTAAAAAATCTTTTACCTTATTTAATTTCTGTCATTATGCTACGCATGAGTCTAGCCATACCCTTTGCGATAGGGGCTGAAGTATTTTTAACGTATATCGGCTTAGGGCTACCGATCAGTGAGCCATCCCTAGGAAATTTAATCAATGAAGGACGCGTCCTTATGATGTCACCAGACTTACGCTATCAGCTTATTTTCCCGAGTATTGTGTTAAGTGTTATTACGATCGCATTTTATATTATTGGTAATTCCTTTGCTGATGCAGCAGATCCGAAAAACCATGTATAA
- a CDS encoding ABC transporter permease, translating into MLQYIGKRLLQSVLTLFIIITIVFSLLRLMPEEGYLGAAADKMSPAQQEIYLTSLGLRDPILVQLGNFYKNLLQGDLGKSVTYRTDVPVVTIIADKMTYSLLFGLGAVALSLLIGVPLGILMAYRKGRWLDRLGTGYIVFVVAVPAAVYYLVIQMYITELFQLPMLFDEYRPITWLLPLTSMALAPTASYAMWMRRYMVDELNKDYIKLARAKGVKERTLMFKHVLRNAFIPMAQYLPATILFTITGSIYIESLYSIPGMGGLLVDAIQRQDNTIVQGLVLVFSSLGIIGLILGDIAMALVDPRIKLGKGGGVR; encoded by the coding sequence ATGTTGCAGTATATAGGAAAACGACTCTTACAATCCGTTTTAACCCTTTTTATTATCATCACCATTGTCTTTTCATTATTACGGCTAATGCCAGAGGAAGGCTATTTAGGAGCGGCCGCCGATAAAATGTCACCTGCTCAGCAGGAAATTTACTTAACAAGTCTGGGCTTGCGAGATCCGATCTTAGTCCAGCTAGGGAATTTTTACAAAAATTTACTGCAGGGGGATTTAGGCAAATCGGTGACTTATCGTACTGATGTCCCGGTTGTGACGATCATTGCAGATAAAATGACGTATTCACTTCTCTTTGGTTTAGGAGCAGTCGCTTTATCACTACTGATTGGTGTACCGTTAGGGATTTTGATGGCCTATCGTAAGGGGCGGTGGCTGGATCGACTTGGGACAGGCTATATCGTATTTGTTGTTGCGGTCCCTGCAGCCGTTTATTACTTAGTCATTCAAATGTATATTACAGAACTTTTTCAATTACCGATGCTGTTTGATGAATATAGGCCAATTACTTGGCTTCTTCCGCTTACGTCCATGGCCTTAGCTCCAACAGCCTCCTATGCGATGTGGATGCGACGCTATATGGTCGATGAACTGAACAAGGACTATATTAAGCTAGCAAGGGCGAAGGGTGTGAAGGAGCGGACATTGATGTTCAAGCATGTATTACGCAATGCCTTTATTCCGATGGCGCAATATTTACCAGCTACGATTCTGTTTACGATTACAGGCTCGATCTATATTGAATCGTTGTATTCCATTCCAGGGATGGGGGGCTTGCTTGTGGATGCTATTCAGCGACAGGATAATACGATTGTGCAAGGCCTAGTGTTAGTGTTCTCTTCCCTTGGTATCATCGGACTTATTTTAGGGGATATTGCCATGGCACTTGTCGACCCTCGTATTAAATTAGGCAAGGGAGGGGGTGTGCGTTAA